A single region of the Neisseria zoodegmatis genome encodes:
- the gcvT gene encoding glycine cleavage system aminomethyltransferase GcvT — MTTLKTTPFNQAHKNAGGKLVDFAGWELPVNYGSQIQEHEAVRTDAGMFDVSHMLVSDIKGSQAKQWLQKLLANDVAKLSFVGKALYSAMLNDNGGVMDDLIVYRTNEAETQYRIVSNAATRKKDLAQFAKVGEAFGIEITPRYDLAMLAVQGPKAIEKLLAVKPEWAETVNALKPFQGADLGNDWFVARTGYTGEDGVEVILPGTEATAFFTALREAGVQPCGLGARDTLRMEAGMNLYGHDMNDETSPLQAGMGWTVDLKDENRDFIGKTALVALKEKGVDVKQVGLLLAKGGVLREGMEVVTEQGKGITTSGVFSPSLKQSIAIARVPKAFEGDAAKVVIRGKEVDVRVLKLPFVRNGQKQFD; from the coding sequence ATGACTACCCTCAAAACCACCCCGTTCAATCAAGCCCATAAAAACGCAGGCGGCAAACTCGTCGATTTTGCCGGCTGGGAGCTGCCCGTCAACTACGGCTCGCAAATCCAAGAACACGAAGCCGTGCGCACCGACGCAGGCATGTTCGACGTATCCCACATGCTCGTTTCCGACATCAAAGGCAGCCAAGCCAAGCAATGGTTGCAAAAACTGCTCGCCAACGACGTAGCCAAACTCTCGTTCGTCGGCAAAGCCCTCTATTCCGCCATGCTCAACGACAACGGCGGCGTGATGGACGACCTGATCGTTTACCGCACCAACGAAGCCGAAACCCAATACCGCATCGTATCCAACGCCGCCACTCGCAAAAAAGACTTGGCACAATTTGCCAAAGTCGGCGAAGCGTTCGGCATCGAAATCACTCCCCGCTACGACCTCGCTATGCTCGCCGTACAAGGCCCCAAAGCCATTGAAAAACTGCTCGCCGTCAAACCCGAATGGGCCGAAACCGTGAACGCGCTCAAGCCCTTCCAAGGCGCAGATTTAGGCAACGACTGGTTTGTCGCCCGCACCGGCTACACCGGCGAAGACGGCGTAGAAGTGATTCTGCCCGGCACCGAAGCCACCGCCTTCTTCACCGCCCTGCGCGAAGCCGGCGTACAACCTTGCGGCCTCGGCGCACGCGACACCCTGCGCATGGAAGCCGGCATGAACCTCTACGGCCACGACATGAACGACGAAACCAGCCCCCTGCAAGCCGGCATGGGCTGGACGGTGGACTTGAAAGACGAAAACCGCGACTTCATCGGCAAAACCGCCCTCGTCGCCCTCAAAGAAAAAGGTGTGGACGTGAAACAAGTCGGCCTGCTGCTGGCCAAAGGCGGCGTATTGCGCGAAGGCATGGAAGTCGTTACCGAACAAGGCAAAGGCATCACCACCAGTGGCGTGTTTTCCCCCAGCTTGAAACAATCCATCGCCATCGCCCGTGTGCCCAAAGCGTTTGAAGGCGACGCGGCCAAAGTGGTGATTCGCGGCAAAGAAGTGGACGTGCGCGTGTTGAAACTACCTTTTGTACGGAATGGGCAGAAGCAGTTTGATTAA
- a CDS encoding abortive infection family protein, which yields MDDLLIHVESLKNLLISRATGGQESNQEYVKLRHLIISNSKVNGLVPQFIQTCRSLDQFWQFIKYKYETYRERRTFIWEEFEPLFNFLEQRTIPSDEMITSIVKTIDAEYVQDAWSKALERRTTDPEGAITSARTLIESVCKHILDEAEASYEDNLDLPKLYKKTAHLLNLSPSQHTEEVFKQILGGCTSVIEGLGTMRNRLSDAHGKGKVGSKPAPRHAELAVNLSGAFASYLLATWEAYK from the coding sequence ATGGATGATTTACTTATACATGTAGAATCTTTGAAGAATCTTCTTATATCTCGGGCTACGGGAGGGCAAGAAAGTAATCAAGAATATGTAAAACTTCGGCACTTGATTATCTCTAACTCTAAAGTTAATGGATTGGTTCCTCAATTTATACAGACTTGTCGTAGTTTGGATCAATTTTGGCAATTTATTAAATATAAATATGAAACATATCGGGAGCGTCGTACATTTATATGGGAAGAGTTTGAGCCGCTTTTCAATTTTTTGGAGCAGAGAACCATTCCATCTGATGAAATGATCACTTCAATAGTCAAAACAATTGATGCAGAGTATGTTCAAGATGCATGGTCAAAAGCATTGGAGAGGCGTACGACAGATCCTGAAGGAGCGATTACTTCTGCTCGCACCTTAATTGAATCAGTATGCAAACATATATTGGATGAAGCCGAGGCTTCTTATGAAGATAATTTAGATTTACCAAAACTATATAAAAAAACGGCACATCTTCTTAATCTCTCACCTTCACAGCATACAGAAGAAGTTTTTAAACAGATTTTAGGTGGTTGTACATCTGTCATTGAAGGTTTAGGAACAATGCGCAATCGTTTGAGTGATGCACATGGCAAAGGTAAGGTAGGAAGTAAGCCCGCCCCCCGACATGCAGAGTTGGCAGTTAATTTATCAGGAGCATTTGCGAGTTATCTTTTGGCAACATGGGAAGCTTATAAATAA
- the aldA gene encoding aldehyde dehydrogenase has protein sequence MKQLAMYINGAFVSDFAGSYRDVLNPATEAVIAQEPKGSRADVEKAVAAAYAAQPAWERVPAVERGAYLRKIAAGIRERADELTDTIVAEGGKTKDLARIEVMFTADYLDYQAEWARRYEGEIIQSDRPKENIFLFKRPLGVIGGILPWNFPFFLIARKMGPALVTGNTIVVKPSSVTPINCHIFAEIVHSVGLPAGVFNVVNGPGAEIGNALASHPQVAMVSLTGSVEAGRQVMEAASANITKVSLELGGKAPALVLKDADLDLAVKSIVASRVGNTGQICNCAERVYVHKSIKDPFIEKMTAAMKAVRFGNPAEAAEGALEMGPLIEERAVKEVAEKVQRAVSQGATLVCGGKRAEGKGYFFEPTVLTDVDNSMDIMKEETFGPVLPIATFETLDEAVSLANDCEFGLTSSVYTTNLNEAFYVTRRLQFGETYINRENFETMQGFHAGWKKSGIGGADGKHGLEEYLQTQMVYLETNI, from the coding sequence ATGAAACAATTGGCGATGTATATCAACGGTGCGTTTGTGTCTGATTTTGCAGGCAGCTACCGCGATGTGTTGAACCCGGCTACCGAAGCGGTGATTGCGCAGGAGCCGAAGGGCAGCCGTGCCGATGTGGAAAAAGCGGTGGCAGCGGCTTATGCGGCGCAGCCTGCGTGGGAACGCGTGCCGGCGGTGGAGCGCGGTGCGTATCTGCGTAAAATCGCGGCGGGCATCCGCGAGCGTGCCGACGAGTTGACGGATACGATTGTGGCCGAAGGCGGTAAAACCAAAGATTTGGCGCGTATCGAAGTGATGTTTACCGCCGATTATCTGGATTATCAGGCGGAATGGGCGCGCCGTTATGAGGGCGAGATAATTCAGAGCGACCGTCCGAAAGAAAATATTTTCCTGTTTAAGCGTCCGTTGGGCGTGATCGGCGGTATTTTGCCGTGGAATTTCCCGTTTTTCCTGATTGCCCGCAAAATGGGGCCTGCGCTGGTTACGGGCAATACGATTGTGGTTAAGCCCAGCAGCGTTACGCCGATCAACTGCCATATTTTTGCCGAAATCGTGCACAGCGTCGGCCTGCCTGCGGGCGTGTTCAACGTGGTGAACGGCCCGGGCGCGGAAATCGGCAATGCGCTGGCATCGCATCCGCAAGTGGCGATGGTGAGCCTCACCGGTTCGGTGGAAGCCGGCCGCCAAGTGATGGAAGCGGCTTCGGCCAACATTACCAAAGTGTCGCTGGAATTGGGCGGTAAAGCGCCTGCGCTAGTATTGAAAGACGCCGATTTGGATTTGGCGGTGAAGTCGATCGTGGCTTCGCGCGTGGGCAATACCGGCCAAATCTGCAACTGCGCCGAACGCGTGTATGTGCATAAGAGCATTAAAGACCCATTTATCGAGAAGATGACCGCCGCCATGAAAGCGGTGCGTTTCGGCAATCCTGCCGAAGCGGCCGAAGGTGCGTTGGAAATGGGGCCGCTGATTGAAGAGCGCGCGGTGAAAGAAGTGGCGGAAAAAGTGCAGCGCGCCGTTTCGCAAGGTGCGACGCTGGTGTGCGGCGGCAAACGCGCCGAGGGCAAAGGCTATTTCTTCGAGCCGACGGTGTTGACCGATGTCGATAACAGTATGGACATCATGAAAGAGGAAACCTTCGGCCCCGTGCTGCCGATTGCCACTTTTGAAACGCTGGACGAAGCCGTTTCGTTGGCGAACGATTGCGAATTCGGCCTCACCAGCTCGGTGTACACCACCAATCTGAACGAAGCCTTCTACGTAACCCGCCGCCTGCAATTCGGCGAAACCTACATCAACCGAGAAAACTTCGAGACCATGCAGGGTTTCCATGCCGGTTGGAAAAAATCGGGTATCGGCGGTGCCGACGGCAAACACGGTTTGGAAGAGTATCTGCAAACACAGATGGTTTATCTGGAAACCAATATTTGA
- the gcvH gene encoding glycine cleavage system protein GcvH, whose product MSNIPAELKYVSSHEWLRLEADGTVTVGITEHAQELLGDIVFVELPEVGANLAAEEQAGVVESVKAASDVYAPIAGEIVAVNEALVDAPETANSEPYGAGWFFKIKPANAADLDGLLTAEQYAAEIG is encoded by the coding sequence ATGAGCAATATCCCCGCTGAATTGAAATATGTGTCCAGCCACGAATGGCTGCGTTTGGAAGCCGACGGCACCGTAACCGTGGGCATTACCGAACACGCGCAAGAGTTGTTGGGCGACATCGTATTTGTAGAGCTGCCCGAAGTGGGTGCGAATCTGGCTGCCGAAGAGCAGGCCGGTGTGGTGGAATCCGTAAAAGCGGCTTCTGACGTTTACGCGCCGATTGCCGGTGAAATCGTAGCGGTAAACGAAGCTTTGGTAGATGCGCCCGAAACGGCAAACAGCGAGCCTTACGGTGCAGGTTGGTTCTTCAAAATCAAACCGGCCAATGCTGCCGATTTGGACGGTTTGCTGACTGCCGAACAATACGCTGCCGAAATCGGTTAA
- a CDS encoding aspartate/glutamate racemase family protein, producing MKTIGIIGGMSAESTVLYYQIINRETNARLGGNHSADIVMHSVDFEKIVRLQKAGDWAAAGAVLAESARKLEGMGADVLVLATNTMHKIADVIEQAVRIPLLHVVDATAAAVKAKGLSRVGLLGTRFTMSDGFYSERMAKQGVEIRMPSENEQAEIHRIIFEELCLNKIQAGSKAYYQQVVRRLQEQGAEGVILGCTEIGLLLKENDCPLPLFDSAEIHALAAVDFALS from the coding sequence ATGAAAACCATAGGCATCATCGGCGGCATGAGTGCGGAGAGTACCGTGCTGTATTACCAAATCATCAACCGAGAAACCAACGCGCGCTTGGGCGGCAACCACAGCGCCGATATCGTGATGCACAGCGTGGATTTTGAAAAAATTGTGCGTTTGCAGAAAGCAGGCGATTGGGCGGCTGCCGGCGCGGTGTTGGCGGAAAGTGCGCGCAAGCTGGAGGGCATGGGCGCGGATGTGTTGGTGTTGGCCACCAATACCATGCACAAAATTGCCGATGTGATTGAACAAGCCGTAAGGATTCCGCTGCTGCATGTGGTGGATGCGACCGCGGCGGCGGTAAAAGCCAAAGGTTTGAGCCGCGTCGGGCTGCTGGGTACGCGCTTTACGATGAGCGACGGTTTTTACTCGGAGAGAATGGCCAAGCAGGGCGTGGAGATTAGGATGCCGTCTGAAAATGAGCAGGCGGAAATCCATCGGATTATTTTTGAGGAATTGTGTTTGAACAAGATTCAGGCGGGTTCCAAAGCCTATTATCAGCAAGTGGTGCGCCGTTTGCAGGAGCAGGGCGCCGAGGGTGTGATTTTGGGCTGCACGGAAATCGGTTTGCTGCTGAAAGAAAACGATTGCCCGCTGCCGCTGTTTGACAGCGCGGAAATTCATGCGCTGGCTGCGGTGGATTTTGCTTTGTCTTAA
- a CDS encoding NAD(P)-binding protein, protein MKRKLSRRAFLAGSAAVTGTAMLGGYKIYKLFSPQTLESSVNAAVNATYYPPALLGLRGDVDGVQRAAHSLALQNKPYTLPGAAEEEYDLVVVGAGISGLTAAYLYQQQRPQAKILILDNHDDFGGHAQRNEFTVNGRLLISYAGSESIDSPKSEYSKESLALLKELGIDYNKFEQYFHQDLYETTRKLKEGVFFSQASFGKNTVVRGIPEVGEESAADIIKQFPLPDADKKALTELYTSTTDYLEGKTDSERISFAENTSYYNFLKNEVQLPEGALKYLKNISSEYWGHAINAISVQEAFEDGYPGVQNLGLEKEESEEEPYIYHFPDGNASIARMLVRKLIPAVAPGYTMEDVVLAKFDYSKLDLPENRVRLRLNSTALLMENQPDGSVAVAYMPHDAEALKQVSAKKAIFAGHSVLAARVIPQMPDAQKAAAQTTIKVPMVYGKVVVKNSKAFQKLGVHSLYAPDAPYCLVKLDDPVSMGGYQFPQTADDPMVIHMVRIATDFTGQTARDMYKSGRRALNNQSYESLEKEMLDQLRSIYDAAGEKLDSVLMAVTLNRWAHGYSYEQTGLWDSDSSAENATSTMQQQIGNIFIAGADAAWMPYVHGAIDQAYRAVAEALA, encoded by the coding sequence ATGAAACGCAAACTCTCGCGCCGCGCATTCCTAGCCGGCTCCGCCGCCGTTACCGGCACAGCGATGCTGGGCGGTTATAAAATCTACAAATTATTTTCCCCGCAAACGCTCGAATCTTCCGTTAATGCCGCCGTCAACGCCACCTACTACCCGCCCGCCCTGCTCGGCTTGCGCGGCGATGTCGACGGCGTTCAGCGCGCCGCCCACAGCCTTGCTCTGCAAAACAAACCCTACACCCTGCCCGGTGCGGCCGAAGAAGAATACGACCTTGTTGTCGTCGGCGCCGGCATCAGCGGCCTGACCGCAGCCTACCTGTATCAACAGCAACGCCCGCAAGCCAAAATCCTGATTCTCGACAACCACGACGATTTCGGCGGCCATGCCCAGCGCAACGAATTTACCGTAAACGGCCGATTGCTGATTTCTTACGCAGGCAGCGAATCCATCGATTCACCGAAGTCTGAATACTCCAAAGAATCGCTCGCCCTACTCAAAGAGCTTGGCATCGACTACAACAAGTTTGAGCAATACTTCCATCAAGATTTATACGAAACCACGCGCAAACTCAAAGAAGGCGTTTTCTTCAGCCAAGCTTCGTTCGGTAAAAACACCGTCGTCCGCGGCATACCCGAAGTCGGCGAAGAGAGCGCGGCAGACATCATCAAGCAATTCCCCTTGCCCGATGCCGACAAAAAAGCCCTGACCGAGCTGTACACCTCGACCACCGATTATCTCGAAGGCAAAACCGACAGCGAGCGGATCAGCTTTGCCGAAAACACCAGCTATTACAACTTCCTGAAAAACGAAGTTCAGCTGCCCGAAGGCGCGTTGAAATACCTCAAAAACATCAGCTCGGAATACTGGGGGCATGCCATCAACGCCATTTCCGTACAAGAAGCCTTTGAAGACGGCTACCCCGGCGTACAAAACCTCGGCTTGGAAAAAGAAGAATCCGAAGAAGAACCCTACATCTACCATTTCCCCGACGGCAACGCTTCCATCGCCCGCATGCTCGTGCGCAAGCTGATTCCGGCAGTCGCCCCCGGCTACACCATGGAAGATGTTGTGTTAGCCAAATTCGATTACAGCAAACTCGACCTGCCCGAAAACCGCGTACGCCTGCGCCTCAACAGCACCGCCCTGCTGATGGAAAACCAGCCCGACGGCAGCGTTGCCGTGGCCTATATGCCGCACGATGCCGAAGCGCTCAAACAGGTTAGCGCCAAGAAAGCCATTTTTGCCGGACACAGCGTGTTGGCTGCCCGCGTGATTCCCCAAATGCCCGACGCCCAAAAAGCCGCCGCACAAACCACCATCAAAGTGCCGATGGTGTACGGCAAAGTCGTGGTCAAAAACTCCAAAGCGTTCCAAAAGCTCGGCGTACACTCGCTCTACGCGCCCGACGCCCCGTATTGCTTGGTCAAACTCGACGACCCCGTGAGCATGGGCGGCTACCAGTTCCCCCAAACGGCAGACGATCCAATGGTCATCCACATGGTGCGCATTGCCACCGACTTCACCGGCCAAACCGCGCGCGACATGTATAAGAGCGGCCGCCGCGCCTTAAACAACCAAAGCTACGAAAGCCTCGAAAAAGAGATGCTCGACCAGCTGCGCAGCATCTACGACGCCGCCGGAGAAAAACTCGACAGCGTCTTAATGGCCGTTACCCTCAACCGCTGGGCGCACGGTTACAGCTACGAGCAAACCGGCTTGTGGGATTCGGATAGCAGCGCGGAAAACGCCACTTCCACCATGCAGCAGCAGATAGGCAACATCTTCATCGCCGGTGCCGATGCCGCATGGATGCCGTATGTACACGGCGCCATCGACCAAGCCTACCGCGCCGTAGCGGAAGCTTTGGCTTAA
- a CDS encoding FixH family protein: MAGPAIVVAAAFYTFYLAKSNSADLVSDDYYKDGKHIDLQLHRDEEAVKLGINVQVLFNPDKNAAKVFVSGNFDRTQPLNLVLMHPAKKSDDQTVKLHATQSGTLSGDKTEYSAVFKPLPSTHHWYVRVEDAAGKWRVEEKWIENQGYAVNLKPKEKLVNVPAGKP; encoded by the coding sequence ATGGCAGGCCCCGCCATTGTGGTGGCTGCGGCTTTCTATACCTTTTATTTGGCGAAAAGCAATTCCGCCGACTTAGTGAGCGACGATTACTACAAAGACGGCAAACACATCGACCTGCAACTGCACCGCGACGAAGAAGCCGTTAAGCTCGGCATCAACGTCCAAGTGCTGTTCAACCCCGATAAAAACGCTGCCAAAGTATTCGTCAGCGGCAATTTCGACCGCACCCAGCCTTTGAATTTGGTATTGATGCACCCCGCCAAAAAATCGGACGACCAAACCGTGAAACTGCACGCCACCCAAAGCGGCACGCTTTCCGGCGATAAAACCGAATACAGCGCCGTCTTCAAACCGCTGCCCTCCACCCACCATTGGTATGTGCGGGTAGAAGACGCGGCAGGTAAATGGCGCGTAGAAGAAAAATGGATTGAAAACCAAGGCTATGCCGTCAACCTCAAGCCTAAGGAAAAGCTGGTAAACGTGCCTGCCGGCAAGCCGTAA
- the ccoG gene encoding cytochrome c oxidase accessory protein CcoG → MSSEQKDKTPNRPKEQVIQLYQGSKRIHPKLAKGRYTNLRILAVLVTQFVFYVIPWFNWSGRQAVLFDIPERHFYIFGLSLGLGDLIYLALLLIISAFGLFWWTTIAGRLWCGYSCPQTVYTEIMLWIDHFVEGDRNKRLKLDKEPWNFRKIRIKLTKYLLIFAVCAWTGITFAGWFTPIREFVPAIFTLQAGGGSLFAAAFYGFMTWLMAHQMREQVCKYMCPYARFQSAMFDKDTLIISYDEERGEPRGARKKNASKEDTQLGDCINCTMCVQVCPVGIDIRDGLQYQCIGCAACIDACDEIMDKMNYPRGLIRYTTESALKHEYADKDIKKRLLRPRVLGYGAVLFVAVIAMIAGIATRETMSVDIIKDRGVMLRENSNGWLENAYNLRIINDSEKEQVLTAKVSGFDEIALTGLLSDGLKVPPKETITVPVQVSTIPEYADKGSHPIMFEFTYRESGSEEVNTITEKSSFIGE, encoded by the coding sequence ATGTCTAGCGAACAGAAAGACAAAACACCCAACCGGCCCAAAGAGCAGGTTATCCAACTTTACCAGGGATCCAAACGCATTCACCCCAAACTGGCCAAAGGCCGCTACACCAATCTGCGCATCTTGGCGGTATTGGTCACGCAATTTGTGTTTTATGTGATTCCGTGGTTCAACTGGAGCGGCCGCCAAGCCGTATTGTTTGATATTCCCGAGCGCCATTTTTATATTTTCGGCCTTTCGCTGGGCTTGGGCGATTTGATTTATCTGGCGTTGCTGCTGATTATTTCGGCGTTCGGCCTGTTTTGGTGGACGACCATCGCAGGCCGTTTGTGGTGCGGCTATTCCTGCCCGCAAACGGTGTACACCGAAATCATGTTGTGGATAGACCATTTCGTCGAAGGCGACCGCAACAAACGCCTCAAGCTCGACAAAGAGCCGTGGAATTTCCGCAAAATCCGCATCAAGCTGACCAAGTACCTGCTGATTTTCGCCGTGTGCGCGTGGACGGGCATTACTTTCGCCGGCTGGTTTACCCCCATCCGCGAATTCGTACCGGCCATTTTCACCTTGCAGGCAGGCGGCGGTTCGCTGTTTGCCGCTGCGTTCTACGGCTTCATGACGTGGCTGATGGCGCACCAAATGCGCGAGCAGGTGTGTAAATACATGTGCCCGTATGCCCGCTTCCAAAGCGCGATGTTTGATAAAGACACGCTGATTATTTCTTACGACGAAGAGCGCGGCGAACCCCGCGGCGCCCGTAAGAAAAACGCCAGCAAAGAAGACACCCAGCTTGGCGACTGCATCAACTGTACCATGTGCGTGCAGGTATGCCCCGTCGGCATCGACATCCGCGACGGCCTGCAATACCAATGTATCGGTTGCGCCGCCTGTATTGATGCCTGCGACGAAATCATGGATAAAATGAATTATCCGCGCGGTCTCATCCGCTACACCACCGAAAGCGCGTTGAAACACGAATACGCCGACAAAGACATCAAAAAACGCCTGCTGCGCCCGCGCGTGTTGGGCTACGGAGCGGTATTGTTCGTGGCTGTGATCGCCATGATTGCCGGCATCGCCACCCGCGAAACTATGAGCGTGGACATCATCAAAGACCGCGGCGTAATGCTGCGTGAAAACAGCAACGGCTGGCTGGAAAATGCGTACAATCTGCGCATCATCAACGACAGCGAAAAAGAACAGGTATTGACCGCCAAAGTGAGCGGTTTCGATGAAATCGCCCTCACCGGCCTGCTTTCAGACGGCCTCAAAGTGCCGCCGAAAGAAACCATAACCGTGCCGGTGCAAGTATCGACGATTCCCGAATACGCCGATAAAGGCAGCCATCCGATTATGTTTGAATTTACCTATCGAGAAAGCGGCAGCGAAGAAGTCAACACCATTACTGAAAAATCATCGTTTATCGGAGAATAA
- a CDS encoding aminotransferase class I/II-fold pyridoxal phosphate-dependent enzyme, with product MELKPKGSTAVNIAQSISCLIREEVWPAGYRLPTVRSLAEDLGVNPNTVSAAYKQLRDAGIITTDGRRGSFVPEKTEILHTESAVPKGLVDLASGNVDRRLLPELPPSLLDGYHLATDVGGRGDNPELMAHIKHWLRDNTGIESSEIVLFSGSLDIMERALSQRCMPGAKVLVESPCWLPLLALLSNLRLEAVPAELDEEGALVPEHDDCLSGVSAVILTARAHSPTGICYSRRRWQEWQRALSQHNALLIVDDHWGALSRHPFHGMQGFDNEWIYSTSTSKFLGTDARIAVAAGNGHTLNAMKKRFSLGPRWISKLLQHVTLQLWRQLGSDGLKAIADSYHARRCRLIESLQKHGIRVPGSGGEGQHIWLPVHNEAQVIQFLAAKGWAVQSGAACNLSKQPAVRITIGNLSLEDCDTLADDIADTLAAGGRSLY from the coding sequence GTGGAATTAAAACCTAAAGGAAGCACCGCTGTCAATATCGCCCAATCCATCAGCTGCCTGATACGCGAAGAAGTGTGGCCTGCGGGATACCGTTTGCCTACCGTGCGCAGTTTGGCCGAAGATTTGGGCGTGAATCCCAATACCGTATCCGCGGCCTACAAGCAGCTTCGCGATGCCGGCATCATTACCACCGACGGGCGGCGCGGCAGTTTTGTGCCGGAGAAAACCGAAATCCTGCACACCGAAAGCGCCGTGCCTAAAGGCTTGGTGGATTTGGCTTCAGGGAATGTCGACCGCAGGTTGCTGCCCGAGCTGCCGCCTTCGTTGCTGGACGGCTACCATTTGGCAACCGACGTCGGCGGCAGGGGCGACAATCCCGAGTTGATGGCGCATATCAAACATTGGCTGCGTGACAACACCGGCATTGAAAGCAGCGAGATAGTGTTGTTTTCCGGCAGCTTGGACATTATGGAACGCGCCCTCAGCCAGCGGTGTATGCCCGGAGCCAAAGTGTTGGTGGAAAGCCCTTGCTGGCTGCCGTTGCTGGCCTTGCTGTCGAACCTGCGCCTCGAAGCCGTCCCCGCCGAATTGGACGAAGAAGGCGCGCTGGTGCCGGAGCATGATGACTGCTTAAGCGGTGTGTCTGCGGTTATCTTAACGGCGCGAGCACACAGCCCGACGGGGATTTGTTACAGCCGCCGCCGCTGGCAGGAATGGCAGCGGGCGTTGTCGCAACATAATGCGCTGCTGATTGTGGACGACCATTGGGGCGCGCTCAGCCGCCATCCGTTTCACGGTATGCAAGGTTTTGATAACGAATGGATTTACAGTACATCGACCAGCAAATTTCTCGGCACCGATGCGCGGATTGCCGTGGCGGCGGGCAACGGCCACACTTTAAACGCCATGAAAAAACGCTTTTCGCTGGGGCCGCGTTGGATCAGCAAACTCTTGCAGCATGTTACTTTGCAACTGTGGCGGCAGCTCGGTTCAGACGGCCTCAAGGCTATTGCAGACAGCTATCACGCACGCCGTTGCCGTTTAATCGAAAGCCTGCAAAAACACGGCATCCGCGTGCCCGGAAGCGGCGGGGAAGGCCAGCATATCTGGCTGCCTGTGCATAACGAAGCGCAAGTGATTCAGTTTTTGGCGGCCAAAGGCTGGGCGGTGCAAAGCGGTGCGGCGTGCAATCTTTCCAAGCAGCCCGCCGTGCGCATTACCATCGGCAATTTAAGTTTGGAGGATTGCGATACATTGGCCGACGATATCGCCGACACGCTGGCCGCCGGCGGCAGAAGCCTGTATTGA
- the waaF gene encoding lipopolysaccharide heptosyltransferase II: MSKKILIISPSWIGDCVMTQPLYRRLHELNPGATIDVFAPKWSLAVFECMPEVNDIIENPFGHGALQLKKRIQTGRALGKRGYDQVIVLPGSLKSALIAAATGIKKRTGYVGESRYLLLNDIRKLDKQALPLMVDRYTALAHPSQADFNGHSDHPLFSIKPESRRAALAAHGLNTEKPVLAFCPGAEFGPAKRWPARHFAELARRYQAQGWQIWLFGSQKDFDIAEEINTLSDGLCVNLCGKTSLSEAIDLLGCADAVVCNDSGLMHLAAALGRKLVAVYGSSSADHTPPLSKQAAIVSLNLDCSPCFQRECPLGHMDCLNKLTPDRVQQALESL; encoded by the coding sequence ATGTCTAAAAAAATTCTGATTATTTCGCCGAGCTGGATCGGCGATTGCGTGATGACCCAGCCGCTGTACCGGCGTTTGCACGAGCTGAACCCCGGCGCCACGATCGACGTGTTTGCGCCGAAATGGTCGTTGGCGGTGTTCGAGTGCATGCCCGAGGTGAACGACATTATTGAAAACCCATTCGGACACGGCGCTTTGCAACTCAAAAAACGCATTCAAACGGGCAGGGCATTGGGCAAGCGCGGCTATGATCAGGTGATTGTGCTGCCCGGTTCGCTCAAGTCGGCGCTGATTGCCGCGGCTACCGGCATCAAAAAGCGCACCGGTTATGTGGGGGAATCGCGTTACCTGCTGCTCAACGATATCCGCAAGCTCGACAAACAGGCGCTGCCTTTGATGGTGGACCGCTACACCGCGCTGGCGCATCCTTCTCAAGCCGATTTCAACGGCCATTCCGACCATCCTCTTTTCAGCATCAAGCCCGAAAGCCGCCGCGCCGCTTTGGCCGCGCACGGTCTGAACACCGAAAAGCCTGTGCTGGCGTTTTGCCCCGGAGCGGAATTCGGTCCGGCCAAACGCTGGCCCGCGCGCCATTTTGCCGAACTCGCCCGCCGTTATCAGGCGCAAGGTTGGCAGATTTGGCTGTTTGGTTCGCAAAAAGATTTTGATATTGCGGAAGAAATCAATACGCTTTCAGACGGCCTGTGTGTCAATTTGTGCGGCAAAACCAGTTTGTCGGAAGCGATAGATTTGCTCGGATGTGCCGACGCAGTAGTGTGCAACGACAGCGGCCTGATGCACTTGGCCGCCGCGTTGGGGCGCAAACTGGTGGCGGTTTACGGCTCTTCCAGCGCCGACCATACGCCGCCGCTCAGCAAGCAGGCCGCCATAGTGAGTTTGAATTTGGACTGTTCGCCGTGCTTTCAGCGTGAATGTCCGTTGGGGCATATGGATTGTTTGAACAAGCTAACGCCCGACCGCGTGCAGCAGGCATTGGAAAGTTTGTAA